The following coding sequences lie in one Montipora foliosa isolate CH-2021 chromosome 11, ASM3666993v2, whole genome shotgun sequence genomic window:
- the LOC137977366 gene encoding uncharacterized protein, whose amino-acid sequence MDSTPVHALKCIMGNQSNMEGNSKGLYSICCVFFIRKTLHGVRSGILPTELSLEQLEKFQAVNKTNCVTMSESDSSGTATQPAAPQFIQSTIPLPSKLDFKGTLAANWKKFKRLWTNYEIASRLRTQSSDLRTATLLTCIGPDILEIYDGLPFGNEEEKTNIDKVIELLDAYFIGETNEIYEAYLFNQRVQEVGESFDSFLTSVRSLTKTCNFGTIQDRMIRDRVVVRIKDNTTRKKLLAESKLTLNKCIDICRVSETTSKQLKEMTQLGEVSAINTTGHPKFNTDARDNKGRKVSRVQHPVQNKPYAQGNRASKPPFQIRCKFCHRNHPRKKELCPAWQHKCDNCGGMNHFSVACSSLKPNKQKGKKSVHSVQQEFSRECNDGDSDDYLFSVESLSALHKKNSPKKIYVNMRLRDVTVTFQLDCGATVNILPVDIYQQIFNDPQMKRPQHTQTTLVMFIKSELQPLGYVKVETLNPKNEQCFLTEYTVVPEGYTPLRGSESVQQFCLITVNADNIMSLSHTASMQPDLVSEFHDIFSGEGKLEGKLHLEIDKSVPPVALPVRKVPFAVKDPLKQELERLVKTGILQPVDVPTNGISSMVVVKKSNGKIRLCIDPKPLNAALKRNHYPLPVIDDLLPLLAKA is encoded by the exons ATGGATAGCACCCCAGTTCACGCTCTtaagtgcatcatgggtaatcagagCAACATGgagggaaattcaaag GGTTTATATTCTATCTGTTGTGTGTTCTTCATACGAAAAACgttacatggtgtcagaagtgggatTCTTCCTACAGAATTGTCGCTGGAACAGTTAGAGAAATTTCAAGCGGTAAACAAGACAAATTGTGTGACAATGAGCGAATCTGACTCGAGTGGTACGGCAACGCAGCCAGCAGCCCCTCAGTTTATCCAGTCTACTATTCCTTTGCCATCGAAGCTAGATTTCAAAGGGACCTTAGCAGCCAACTGGAAGAAATTTAAACGTCTTTGGACAAACTACGAGATCGCTTCAAGGCTCCGCACGCAAAGTAGTGATCTTCGAACAGCAACCTTATTGACCTGCATTGGCCCAGACATTCTGGAGATTTATGACGGTTTACCTTTCGGaaatgaagaagagaaaacgAACATTGACAAGGTAATAGAGCTCTTGGATGCTTACTTCATCGGTGAGACGAATGAAATCTATGAAGCTTATTTGTTCAATCAGAGAGTGCAAGAGGTCGGTGAGTCGTTTGATTCATTTCTTACATCTGTACGTTCGTTGACCAAAACATGCAATTTCGGTACAATACAAGACCGAATGATTAGAGACAGAGTTGTTGTACGAATCAAAGACAACACTACTCGAAAAAAGCTTCTGGCTGAGAGCAAGCTTACGCTAAATAAATGCATTGATATTTGCCGTGTGAGCGAAACCACATCCAAACAACTCAAGGAGATGACCCAGCTAGGTGAAGTTAGCGCCATTAATACCACAGGCCACCCTAAGTTTAATACAGACGCGCGGGACAACAAAGGGCGTAAAGTCAGTAGAGTTCAGCACCCCGTGCAAAACAAACCATATGCGCAGGGAAACCGTGCAAGTAAACCACCTTTTCAAATAAGATGTAAGTTCTGTCACAGAAACCATCCTCGGAAAAAGGAACTCTGTCCGGCATGGCAGCACAAGTGTGACAATTGCGGTGGTATGAACCACTTTTCAGTGGCGTGCAGTAGTCTAAAACCTAACaaacagaaaggaaagaagtctgTGCACAGTGTACAACAGGAGTTCAGTCGTGAGTGTAATGATGGTGATAGTGATGATTACTTATTCAGTGTTGAATCCCTTAGTGCTCTTCACAAgaaaaacagtcctaagaaaatttATGTCAACATGCGCTTGAGGGATGTGACAGTGACGTTTCAGTTGGACTGTGGTGCTACAGTCAACATCCTCCCAGTAGACATCTATCAGCAGATATTTAACGACCCTCAAATGAAGCGACCTCAGCACACTCAAACTACCCTTGTTATGTTTATTAAGTCAGAGCTGCAACCACTAGGATACGTTAAGGTTGAGACGCTGAACCCAAAGAATGAACAGTGTTTCCTCACGGAATACACCGTCGTCCCAGAAGGCTATACACCACTTCGAGGTTCCGAATCAGTACAGCAATTTTGTCTTATCACAGTAAATGCGGATAATATTATGTCTCTATCGCATACAGCCTCTATGCAACCAGATTTAGTGAGCGAGTTTCACGATATTTTCTCAGGAGAAGGCAAACTGGAAGGAAAGCTCCATCTTGAGATCGATAAGTCTGTACCACCAGTGGCACTCCCAGTGAGGAAAGTCCCTTTCGCTGTGAAGGACCCCCTAAAACAGGAACTAGAACGCTTAGTAAAGACAGGCATCCTACAACCAGTAGATGTCCCGACCAACGGGATATCCTCGATGGTAGTAGTTAAGAAGAGTAACGGGAAGATAAGGCTATGTATCGACCCGAAGCCCCTTAATGCAGCACTCAAAAGAAACCACTACCCCTTACCAGTGATTGATGACCTGCTTCCATTACTTGCGAAAGCTTAA